The DNA region CCCGGCGGATGTTCTCCGCCCGGTCGTCGGCGGAGAAGCCCAGCCCGGCGTTCAGGCCGTTGCGGACATTGTCGCCGTCCAGTACGAAGGTCTGCCAGCCGCGGTCGAACAGCGCGCGTTCCAGCGCCATCGCCAGCGTCGATTTGCCGGCGCCCGAGAGCCCGGTCAGCCAGACGATGCCGCCCTTGTGGCCGTTGGCCTGGGCGCGCTCCTCCTGCGAGACGGTGTGCGACACCTCCGTGATGTTGGCCGCCGCGGCGTCCTCGATCTCCACCACCAGGCAGCCGCCGACCACGTCGTTGCCGTCGATCAGCGCGCCGCGGCCGGTGCGCGGCAGGTCCGACGCCAGATCCAGGGCGATCGGCGAGCGGGAGCGCAGCACCACCTCCGCCACCTCGTTGCGGCGGACCGCCTTGCCGGGGGTGCTGGACAGATCCTCCACGTCGATGACCGCCGTCACCTGCTCCACCGTCACCCGGTGCTCTGCGGTGGCGATCTTCAGGGTATAGGTCTTTCCCACCACCAGCGGGTCCGACACCAGCCAGAACAGCCGCACGCTCAGCCGGTGGGCCAGGGTCGGGGCGTCGGCCTGATGGTGGGCGATGTGGCCGCGTTCGGCGAAGATGCGCTTGTCCAGCGTGATGCCGATGCTCTGCCCGGCCTGGGCCGACAGCACCGTCTCCGGATGGTTCCACGCCTCGATGCTGACCACCTTGGCGCTGGCCCCGGTGGGCGAGAAGTGCAGGGTGTCGCCGACGCGCAGGCGCCCGCTCTCGATGCGGCCGGCCAGGATGCGGCGGTCGTCCGGCTTGTAGACGTCCTGCAGGGGCAGGCGCAGCGGCTGGTCCGGCGAGGTCTGCTGCGGACGGAAGGCGTCGAGCTGCTCGATCACCGTGGGGCCGAGATACCAGTCCGACAGTTCGCTGCGGGTGACGATGTTGTCGCCGTTGCGGGCGGACACCGGGATCACCGCCCTGGGCTGCAGGCCCAGCTCGGCCAGATAGTCCTTGATCTCCTGCGCCACCGCCTCGTAGCGGCGGCTGGAGAACTCGACCTTGTCCATCTTGTTGACGACGACCGCGACCTGGCGCACGCCCAGCAGATGCAGCAGGAAGGCGTGGCGGCGCGACTGTTCCAGCGCGCCCTCGTCGGCGTCGATCACCAGCAGGGCGGCGTCGGCCTGGGAGGCGCCCGTCACCATGTTCTTCAGGAACTCGGTGTGGCCGGGCGCGTCGATGATGACGTAGGGGCGCTGCCGGGTCTTGAAGTGGATCTGCGTGGTGTCGATGGTGATGCCCTGGTCGCGCTCGGCCTGGAGGGCGTCCATGACGAAGGCCCATTCGAACGGCATGCCGCGCTTGCGGCTCATCTCGCGGACCTGCTCCACCTTGCCGTCGGGCAGGCTGCCGGTGTCGTTCAGCAGGCGGCCGATCAGCGTGGA from Azospirillum ramasamyi includes:
- the cysC gene encoding adenylyl-sulfate kinase, which encodes MPHSQLRIVIVGHVDHGKSTLIGRLLNDTGSLPDGKVEQVREMSRKRGMPFEWAFVMDALQAERDQGITIDTTQIHFKTRQRPYVIIDAPGHTEFLKNMVTGASQADAALLVIDADEGALEQSRRHAFLLHLLGVRQVAVVVNKMDKVEFSSRRYEAVAQEIKDYLAELGLQPRAVIPVSARNGDNIVTRSELSDWYLGPTVIEQLDAFRPQQTSPDQPLRLPLQDVYKPDDRRILAGRIESGRLRVGDTLHFSPTGASAKVVSIEAWNHPETVLSAQAGQSIGITLDKRIFAERGHIAHHQADAPTLAHRLSVRLFWLVSDPLVVGKTYTLKIATAEHRVTVEQVTAVIDVEDLSSTPGKAVRRNEVAEVVLRSRSPIALDLASDLPRTGRGALIDGNDVVGGCLVVEIEDAAAANITEVSHTVSQEERAQANGHKGGIVWLTGLSGAGKSTLAMALERALFDRGWQTFVLDGDNVRNGLNAGLGFSADDRAENIRRVAEAAKLFADAGMVVIASLISPLKSDRARARVIGGERFHEVYVAADLATCEERDPKGLYKKARAGEIAEFTGISAPYEAPDQPELVIDTASLGRSEALARLLDYVDEALGKNSLKSEKELTYVI